In Serratia sp. FDAARGOS_506, a genomic segment contains:
- a CDS encoding DUF1937 family protein, translating to MRKIFLACPYSHADANIVQQRFIACNDVAAAIVRAGSAVFSQVSMSHPINQCLQELDKTAIGKLWAPIDALFMAAMDELIVLDLPGWQESGGIKREMDYFASRGCRVSLWSEVAGEFN from the coding sequence ACGCCGACGCCAACATCGTGCAGCAACGCTTTATCGCGTGCAACGACGTTGCCGCCGCTATCGTGCGCGCCGGCAGTGCCGTTTTTAGCCAGGTTAGCATGTCGCATCCGATCAACCAGTGTTTGCAAGAGCTCGATAAAACCGCCATCGGCAAGCTATGGGCGCCTATCGACGCCCTGTTCATGGCGGCGATGGATGAGCTGATCGTGCTCGATTTACCGGGTTGGCAAGAGAGCGGCGGCATCAAGCGCGAGATGGACTATTTCGCCTCGCGCGGCTGCCGCGTCAGCCTGTGGTCCGAGGTCGCGGGCGAGTTCAATTGA
- a CDS encoding DUF3857 domain-containing protein: MKIAIPSMLLFAGLTATHPATVLAVTPPATADQGQNDTANNDFSFVRYRADYRVNANATNVKTESYEVLLKTKAAVEKFSQIRLSYSEKMETLEVVAAYTLTADGQRHDVAPDRIYTQESYSSATAPLYADRKVRVIVFSNLAPGSRVVYELRRTQNTPYFPDYFGLWETFSVFDQFDDAEVTLQAPAKLPMHIFTRGVAGGDKPQIREGQAHWRWHYSRSAPMKAQNWAADSWTFSPTIMASTYREWPQLAKAYQLKAGAAAKVTPGIQALADNITAGISDRREQAEALYRWVAQNIRYVAVYLGNGGLEPNSAQSILDNHYGDCKDHVVILEALLAAKGIASSPVLIGMDEGPILPKVPLLSRFNHAITYVPEFKLYLDSTNPWARFGQLPEGDLGAPVLLTRDAKLARTPGSDEQPVKSALSVDFVFDKAGNLHGQTERRLSEVEEIDLRGYFSQINRQNRAQAEASIMSASGIDGSGEVAMNSDPLDLKKQFGYRFRFKADDYVDFGVVGGMTLPNPPGGKSFRTLYTTTAAPGNETPFYCSAQRYDETYRLQLPANVPIIAIPQDRQFRNAAGDYHVAWRRDGQQVIVNHQLQVNAIRGKEALCQAQDYPAFRELFQQVRRGFRGQVVYGELANGK, from the coding sequence ATGAAAATCGCTATTCCTTCCATGCTGTTATTCGCCGGTTTGACGGCAACGCACCCGGCCACCGTGTTGGCCGTTACACCGCCCGCCACGGCGGATCAGGGCCAGAACGACACGGCCAACAACGATTTCAGCTTCGTGCGCTATCGCGCGGATTACCGCGTCAACGCCAATGCCACCAACGTGAAGACGGAAAGCTACGAAGTGCTGCTGAAGACCAAGGCGGCGGTCGAGAAATTCAGTCAGATTCGCCTGAGTTACAGCGAAAAAATGGAAACGCTGGAGGTGGTCGCCGCCTATACGCTGACCGCCGACGGCCAGCGCCACGACGTGGCGCCCGATCGCATCTACACCCAAGAGAGTTACTCCAGCGCCACGGCGCCGCTGTATGCCGATCGCAAAGTGCGCGTCATCGTGTTCTCCAACCTGGCGCCGGGATCGCGCGTGGTGTATGAACTGCGCCGCACGCAAAACACGCCGTACTTCCCCGACTATTTCGGCCTGTGGGAGACATTCAGCGTTTTCGATCAGTTCGACGATGCCGAAGTGACCCTGCAGGCGCCGGCCAAGCTGCCGATGCATATTTTCACGCGCGGCGTGGCGGGCGGGGACAAGCCGCAGATCCGCGAGGGGCAGGCGCACTGGCGTTGGCATTATTCGCGCAGCGCACCGATGAAGGCGCAAAACTGGGCGGCGGACAGCTGGACTTTCAGCCCGACCATCATGGCCAGCACCTACCGCGAGTGGCCGCAGTTGGCCAAGGCCTACCAGCTGAAGGCCGGCGCGGCGGCGAAGGTGACGCCGGGCATTCAGGCGCTGGCGGACAACATCACCGCCGGCATCAGCGATCGGCGCGAGCAGGCGGAGGCTCTCTATCGCTGGGTGGCGCAAAACATTCGCTACGTGGCGGTGTATCTGGGCAACGGCGGGCTGGAGCCGAATTCGGCGCAGAGCATTCTCGACAACCACTACGGCGACTGTAAGGACCACGTGGTGATCCTGGAGGCGCTGCTCGCCGCCAAAGGCATTGCAAGCTCGCCGGTGCTGATCGGCATGGACGAAGGCCCGATACTGCCTAAAGTGCCGTTGCTCAGCCGCTTTAATCACGCCATCACCTACGTGCCGGAGTTTAAACTGTACCTGGATTCCACCAATCCGTGGGCGCGATTCGGGCAACTGCCGGAGGGCGACCTGGGGGCGCCGGTGCTGCTGACGCGCGACGCCAAGCTGGCGCGCACGCCGGGCAGCGACGAGCAGCCGGTCAAAAGCGCGCTGAGCGTCGATTTCGTGTTCGACAAAGCGGGCAATCTGCACGGGCAAACCGAGCGGCGGCTGAGTGAAGTGGAAGAGATTGACCTCCGGGGCTACTTCTCGCAGATCAACCGCCAGAACCGGGCGCAGGCCGAAGCATCGATCATGTCCGCCTCCGGCATCGACGGCAGCGGCGAGGTGGCGATGAACAGCGATCCGCTGGATCTCAAAAAACAGTTCGGTTATCGCTTCCGTTTCAAGGCCGACGACTACGTCGACTTCGGCGTGGTAGGCGGCATGACGCTGCCTAATCCGCCTGGCGGCAAATCGTTCCGCACGCTGTATACCACCACGGCGGCACCGGGCAACGAAACGCCGTTCTACTGCAGCGCGCAGCGCTACGACGAAACCTACCGTCTGCAGCTGCCGGCCAACGTGCCGATCATCGCCATTCCGCAAGACAGGCAGTTCCGCAATGCGGCGGGCGATTATCACGTGGCGTGGCGGCGCGACGGGCAGCAGGTGATCGTCAATCATCAGCTGCAGGTGAACGCCATTCGCGGCAAGGAGGCGCTGTGCCAGGCGCAGGATTACCCGGCGTTCCGCGAGCTGTTCCAGCAGGTGCGACGCGGTTTCCGCGGCCAGGTGGTGTACGGCGAATTAGCCAACGGCAAGTAA
- a CDS encoding XRE family transcriptional regulator: MSDNRMQNITPIGLLSAAIRRERERLSLSVTELAKRAGIAKSTLSQLEAGSGNPSLETLWALAMALDVPVSRLISQPSRQVQVIRAHEGTPALSEQGNYAATLLATCPPGAQRDIYRLRVQPGEAKVSRPHPPGTVEHVIISSGRARLGPADQPQELSAGDYISYSADREHVFEALEPETTAVMLIEQG; the protein is encoded by the coding sequence ATGAGTGACAATCGGATGCAGAACATCACGCCCATCGGCCTGCTGTCGGCGGCAATCCGCCGCGAACGGGAGCGGCTGAGCCTGTCGGTGACCGAGCTGGCGAAACGCGCGGGCATCGCCAAATCCACGCTGTCGCAGCTGGAAGCCGGCAGCGGCAATCCCAGCCTGGAAACGCTGTGGGCGCTGGCGATGGCGCTGGACGTGCCGGTCAGTCGGCTGATTTCACAGCCGAGCAGGCAGGTGCAAGTGATCCGGGCCCATGAGGGAACGCCGGCGCTGTCGGAGCAGGGCAACTACGCCGCCACGCTGCTGGCCACCTGCCCGCCGGGGGCGCAGCGCGACATTTACCGGCTGCGGGTGCAGCCCGGCGAAGCCAAAGTTTCCCGGCCGCATCCCCCCGGTACCGTCGAGCATGTGATCATCAGCAGCGGGCGGGCACGCCTCGGGCCGGCGGACCAACCGCAGGAGCTGAGCGCCGGCGATTACATCAGCTACTCCGCCGATCGAGAGCACGTTTTCGAGGCGCTGGAGCCGGAGACCACCGCCGTGATGCTGATCGAACAGGGCTAG
- a CDS encoding DMT family transporter produces MKTKTRGAVQMILAMTISGTVGWPVLVLGQPPATVVFWRCAFGALAMLATCAALGQLKQGAINRRQLVFAILGGIALVLNWTLLFAAYKHASIAVATVTYHVQPFMLVALGALLFGEKLTANRLGWLLLAFGGMVLIVTGRQNSAGGDDYLFGVALALGAALMYAIAAAIVKQLATLPPQLIVLIQLTVGALALAPFAGLATLPAAPVDWLLLATLGLVHTGLMSTLLYGAIQKIPTALVGALSFIYPAVAIVVDWAVFGHRLSLLQLLGTLAILGAAAGMNFGWRIPPVIRRADKIG; encoded by the coding sequence ATGAAAACGAAAACGCGCGGCGCAGTGCAAATGATCCTCGCCATGACCATCTCCGGCACCGTGGGGTGGCCGGTGCTCGTTTTGGGGCAACCGCCTGCGACGGTGGTGTTTTGGCGCTGCGCGTTCGGCGCGCTGGCCATGCTGGCGACCTGCGCCGCACTCGGTCAGTTGAAACAAGGCGCGATCAACCGGCGCCAACTGGTCTTCGCCATTCTGGGGGGGATCGCTTTGGTGCTCAACTGGACGCTGCTGTTTGCCGCCTATAAACATGCCTCGATCGCTGTCGCCACCGTCACCTACCACGTTCAGCCGTTCATGTTGGTGGCACTGGGGGCGCTGCTGTTCGGCGAAAAACTGACGGCTAATCGGCTGGGCTGGCTTCTGTTGGCATTCGGCGGGATGGTGTTGATCGTCACCGGCCGGCAAAATAGCGCCGGCGGCGATGACTACCTGTTCGGCGTGGCGCTGGCGCTGGGCGCGGCCCTGATGTACGCCATTGCGGCGGCGATCGTCAAACAGCTGGCCACGCTGCCGCCGCAGTTGATCGTGTTGATTCAGCTGACCGTAGGCGCATTGGCGCTGGCGCCATTCGCCGGCCTGGCCACGCTGCCTGCTGCCCCCGTCGACTGGCTGCTGCTGGCGACCCTCGGCCTGGTGCATACCGGCTTGATGTCCACGCTGCTGTACGGTGCCATTCAGAAGATCCCCACGGCCCTGGTCGGCGCCCTGTCGTTCATCTACCCGGCGGTGGCGATCGTGGTGGACTGGGCGGTGTTCGGCCACCGCCTCAGCCTGCTGCAGCTGCTGGGCACGCTGGCGATCCTGGGCGCCGCGGCGGGCATGAACTTCGGCTGGCGGATCCCGCCGGTCATCCGACGGGCCGATAAAATCGGCTAA
- a CDS encoding nitroreductase family protein codes for MNTLDAIRQRRATKQFDTQYVMTLEEKKALLTIALQGAPSAFNLQHWRPLLIEDRAQREKIREAAWGQAQVTDASMLVVLCGDLSSWESQVKNVWAEAAEPVQQFMIPAVDQYYRGKPQVQRDEVMRSSGIFAQTLMLAAKAQGYDSCPMDGFDFDAVGEIINKPAHYQIALMVAIGKAAGQPYPRIGKLPFDDVVKTDRF; via the coding sequence ATGAATACGTTAGACGCAATCCGCCAGCGCCGTGCCACCAAGCAGTTCGATACGCAGTACGTGATGACGCTCGAAGAGAAAAAAGCGTTGCTGACTATCGCGCTGCAGGGCGCTCCCAGCGCTTTTAACCTGCAGCACTGGCGCCCGCTGCTGATCGAAGACCGCGCGCAGCGCGAGAAAATTCGCGAGGCGGCGTGGGGACAGGCGCAGGTGACCGACGCATCGATGCTGGTCGTGCTGTGTGGCGATCTGTCGAGCTGGGAGTCACAGGTAAAAAACGTTTGGGCCGAGGCGGCGGAGCCGGTACAGCAGTTCATGATCCCGGCCGTCGATCAGTATTACCGCGGTAAGCCACAGGTGCAGCGCGACGAAGTGATGCGCAGCAGCGGCATCTTCGCCCAGACGTTGATGCTGGCGGCCAAGGCGCAGGGTTACGACTCTTGCCCGATGGACGGGTTTGATTTCGACGCCGTGGGCGAGATCATCAACAAACCTGCGCACTATCAGATCGCGCTGATGGTCGCCATTGGCAAGGCGGCAGGGCAACCCTATCCGCGCATCGGCAAACTGCCGTTCGACGACGTGGTGAAAACCGACCGTTTCTGA
- a CDS encoding cytochrome c, protein MSKMKKIVGWGGVTVLAVVVAGVVASWQPEIAPLAADATHSFSQAQIARGKTLADLGDCAVCHTRSGGERNAGGLAMEIPFGTIYTTNITPDVETGIGSWSYAAFERAMRHGVDRQGRYLYPAFPYTAFTRTRDDDLQALYAYLMSQPPVNYRPPATDLHFPFNIRQGIFAWNLLFLTPGAMQENPAQSAAWNRGAYLAEGLGHCSACHSPRNVLFGEKTGGDHLAGGVAEGWTAPALTGRSPAPLDWTQQDLVDFMRTGYSANHGVAAGPMAPVIEEGVSRLPQADLQALAVYLRSYHPETAAGATAATLNAQAERQVEPLSSQGARLFSGACMACHAQEKGAQMAGVRPSLALNTNLFAEAPDNAIRVVLDGIQRPANAELGYMPGFRHNLDDTQIAILLNYLRQHYAGQAPWPDLAAQVGRLRAETAQK, encoded by the coding sequence ATGAGTAAGATGAAAAAAATCGTCGGGTGGGGCGGCGTCACGGTGCTCGCCGTTGTGGTGGCCGGCGTTGTCGCCAGTTGGCAACCGGAAATCGCGCCGCTCGCCGCCGATGCGACGCACAGCTTCAGCCAGGCGCAGATCGCCCGCGGCAAAACGCTGGCCGATCTCGGCGATTGCGCGGTGTGCCACACCCGTTCGGGCGGCGAACGCAACGCCGGCGGGTTGGCGATGGAGATCCCCTTCGGCACCATTTACACCACCAACATTACGCCGGACGTGGAAACGGGCATCGGCAGCTGGAGCTATGCGGCGTTTGAACGCGCCATGCGCCACGGCGTCGATCGCCAGGGCCGCTATCTCTATCCGGCGTTTCCCTATACCGCCTTTACCCGCACCCGCGACGACGATCTGCAGGCGCTGTACGCCTACCTGATGTCACAGCCGCCGGTCAACTACCGGCCGCCGGCCACCGATCTGCACTTTCCGTTCAATATCCGCCAGGGCATCTTCGCTTGGAACCTGCTGTTCCTGACGCCGGGCGCGATGCAGGAAAACCCGGCCCAAAGCGCCGCCTGGAACCGGGGCGCCTATCTGGCCGAAGGGCTTGGGCATTGCAGCGCCTGCCACTCGCCGCGCAACGTGCTGTTCGGCGAGAAAACCGGTGGCGACCACCTGGCAGGTGGCGTAGCGGAGGGCTGGACGGCGCCCGCGTTGACCGGTCGTTCACCCGCTCCGCTCGATTGGACGCAGCAGGATCTGGTCGATTTCATGCGTACCGGTTACTCGGCCAACCACGGCGTGGCCGCCGGCCCGATGGCGCCGGTGATCGAAGAAGGGGTGTCCCGTTTGCCGCAGGCCGATCTGCAGGCGCTCGCCGTTTATCTGCGCAGCTATCATCCTGAAACGGCGGCGGGCGCAACGGCGGCCACGTTGAACGCTCAGGCGGAACGGCAGGTGGAGCCTTTGAGCTCGCAAGGCGCGCGGCTGTTTTCCGGTGCCTGCATGGCTTGCCATGCGCAGGAAAAAGGTGCGCAGATGGCGGGGGTGAGGCCTTCATTGGCGCTGAACACCAACCTGTTTGCCGAGGCGCCGGACAACGCCATTCGCGTGGTGTTGGATGGCATACAGCGGCCGGCGAATGCCGAACTGGGGTATATGCCGGGCTTCCGCCATAACCTGGATGACACGCAGATCGCCATACTGCTCAACTACCTGCGGCAGCACTATGCCGGTCAGGCGCCGTGGCCCGATCTGGCGGCTCAGGTCGGCCGCTTGCGCGCCGAAACCGCACAGAAATAG
- a CDS encoding molybdopterin cofactor-binding domain-containing protein, translated as MSRLELTRRQLLQAGGVVMVSSLLPVPFSVFAADSVTSLADLPLDRVDSFISLTADGRVTAFNGHVDLGTGIRTALAQIVAEEIAVPFDHVTMILGDTQCTPDQGPTIASATIQVTSVPLRQAAAQVRHMLTALAAKAFELPAEQLTAMAGHVYVTQNPGRSLSYAQLASGQNLHVALDKNVPLNSERQSRYVGRSVARVDIPAKVSGELTYVHDLRLPGMLHGRVVRPPYVGADSSAPLGGGLLSVDESSIAHLPGIVKLVVINDFIGIVAEREEQAIAAMRRLKTTWKPWTGLPDLSLEALPAALEANPKTDRVLRDDAGTDAALAALHSEVQADYVWPYHQHASIGPSCAVADVKNGRAQVWSGTQNPHDLRKDIARLLELPPEQVHITRMEASGCYGRNCADDVSADAALLAQATGRPVRVQLMREQESGWEPKGTGQLIRVRGGLDAQNRVAAYELKTSYPSNNAVTLPLVLAGKVANRADVQQMGDRTAIPQYEYPHMRVICQDAAPIVRASWMRGVSALPNVFAHESWIDELAWRAGEDPIAFRLRYLNDPRAVALIEALKRQANWQDGPAHRSRAAGAEVVSGRGFAYARYFHSKFPGFGAAWAAWVCDLSVNRRSGQITLDKIFVAHDCGRMINPAGVRHQVHGNIIQSASRVLKEFVTFNETGVTSLDWGGYPILRFDELPQIDIQLIDRPEEAPMGAGESASVPSAAAIGNALFDALGVRLREVPFTPARVLAALRTQTGH; from the coding sequence ATGAGCCGCCTCGAACTGACCCGCCGGCAACTGTTGCAGGCCGGCGGCGTGGTGATGGTCAGCAGCCTGTTGCCTGTGCCGTTTAGCGTTTTCGCTGCCGATTCGGTGACATCGCTCGCCGATCTGCCGTTGGATCGGGTGGACAGCTTTATCAGCCTCACCGCCGATGGGCGGGTGACGGCGTTCAACGGCCACGTCGATCTGGGCACCGGCATTCGCACCGCACTGGCGCAGATTGTCGCCGAAGAAATCGCCGTGCCGTTTGATCATGTCACGATGATCCTCGGCGATACGCAATGCACGCCGGATCAAGGGCCGACCATCGCCAGTGCCACCATTCAGGTGACGTCGGTGCCGCTGCGGCAGGCGGCGGCGCAGGTGCGCCACATGCTCACGGCGCTGGCGGCCAAAGCCTTCGAACTGCCGGCCGAACAGCTGACGGCGATGGCGGGGCACGTGTACGTGACGCAGAACCCGGGGCGCTCGTTAAGCTATGCGCAGCTGGCAAGCGGGCAGAATCTGCACGTGGCGCTGGATAAAAACGTACCGCTGAATAGCGAACGGCAGAGCCGCTATGTGGGCCGCTCTGTGGCCCGCGTCGATATTCCGGCCAAGGTCAGCGGTGAGCTGACCTATGTGCACGATCTGCGCTTGCCAGGCATGTTGCATGGCCGTGTGGTGCGCCCGCCATACGTAGGCGCCGACAGCAGCGCGCCGTTGGGCGGGGGCCTGCTGTCGGTGGATGAAAGTTCGATTGCGCACCTGCCAGGCATCGTGAAACTGGTGGTGATCAACGATTTCATCGGCATCGTGGCCGAACGCGAGGAGCAGGCGATCGCCGCCATGCGTCGGCTGAAAACGACCTGGAAACCCTGGACCGGATTGCCGGATCTGTCGCTGGAAGCACTGCCTGCCGCACTGGAGGCCAACCCAAAAACCGACCGCGTGCTGCGCGACGACGCGGGAACGGACGCTGCGTTGGCGGCGCTGCATAGCGAAGTGCAGGCAGACTATGTCTGGCCTTACCATCAGCATGCCTCGATCGGGCCTTCCTGCGCGGTGGCGGATGTCAAAAACGGCCGGGCGCAGGTGTGGTCCGGCACGCAGAACCCGCACGATCTGCGTAAGGATATCGCCAGGTTGCTCGAGCTGCCGCCTGAACAGGTGCACATTACTCGCATGGAGGCCTCCGGCTGCTATGGCCGCAACTGCGCCGACGACGTCTCGGCGGACGCGGCGCTGCTGGCTCAGGCCACCGGCCGACCGGTACGCGTGCAGCTGATGCGGGAACAGGAATCCGGCTGGGAGCCGAAGGGCACCGGCCAACTGATTCGGGTGCGCGGCGGCCTCGACGCGCAAAACCGGGTGGCGGCCTACGAGTTGAAAACCAGCTATCCCTCCAACAATGCCGTGACCTTGCCGCTGGTGTTGGCCGGTAAAGTGGCCAACCGGGCCGACGTGCAGCAGATGGGCGATCGCACCGCCATTCCGCAATACGAGTATCCGCACATGCGGGTGATCTGCCAGGACGCCGCGCCGATCGTGCGGGCTTCGTGGATGCGCGGCGTTTCGGCTCTGCCCAACGTGTTCGCCCATGAGTCTTGGATCGATGAGCTGGCCTGGCGCGCCGGCGAGGACCCGATTGCGTTTCGCCTGCGCTATCTGAACGATCCGCGTGCGGTGGCCCTGATTGAAGCCCTGAAACGGCAGGCTAACTGGCAAGACGGCCCGGCGCACCGGTCACGCGCCGCCGGCGCCGAAGTGGTGAGCGGCCGCGGTTTCGCCTATGCGCGCTATTTTCACAGCAAGTTCCCCGGCTTCGGTGCCGCCTGGGCGGCCTGGGTGTGCGATCTCAGCGTCAACCGCCGCTCCGGGCAGATCACGCTCGATAAAATTTTCGTGGCGCATGACTGCGGCCGCATGATCAACCCGGCCGGGGTACGCCATCAGGTGCACGGCAACATTATCCAGTCCGCCAGCCGGGTGCTGAAAGAGTTTGTGACCTTCAACGAGACGGGGGTGACCTCATTGGACTGGGGCGGCTATCCGATCCTGCGCTTCGACGAACTGCCGCAGATCGATATCCAGCTGATCGATCGCCCGGAGGAAGCGCCGATGGGCGCCGGAGAATCCGCCTCGGTGCCGAGTGCCGCGGCGATCGGCAACGCGCTGTTTGACGCGCTCGGCGTACGCCTGCGCGAAGTGCCGTTCACGCCGGCGCGGGTGCTCGCCGCGCTGCGCACTCAGACCGGCCATTAA
- a CDS encoding (2Fe-2S)-binding protein produces MEINVNGRVVPLGDIAPETPLLYVLRNDLQLNGPKYGCGLGECGACTVLIDGVAARSCSMPLSAVGNKSVTTLEGLGTSETPHPVQQGFIDAQAAQCGYCTNGMIMTLVALFEREPEADEQTIKKELAYNLCRCGTHIEILQAAARARVLLAERRQA; encoded by the coding sequence ATGGAAATCAATGTTAATGGCCGGGTGGTTCCACTCGGCGATATCGCGCCCGAAACGCCGCTGCTGTACGTTTTACGCAACGATCTGCAATTGAACGGCCCCAAATACGGCTGCGGCCTGGGAGAGTGCGGCGCCTGCACGGTGCTGATCGACGGTGTCGCCGCACGCTCCTGCTCAATGCCGCTGTCCGCCGTAGGAAACAAATCCGTCACCACGCTGGAAGGTTTGGGCACCTCGGAAACGCCGCATCCGGTGCAGCAGGGGTTTATCGATGCGCAGGCGGCGCAGTGCGGTTACTGCACCAACGGCATGATAATGACACTGGTCGCGCTGTTCGAACGTGAGCCGGAGGCGGACGAACAAACCATCAAGAAAGAGCTGGCCTACAACCTGTGCCGCTGCGGTACTCACATTGAGATCCTGCAGGCCGCCGCGCGCGCGCGCGTTCTGCTGGCCGAACGGAGGCAAGCATGA
- a CDS encoding MurR/RpiR family transcriptional regulator has product MFTHKAIAELNALELMVYNYVSKHKNQVMYMTIRELAEAAGVSTTTVLRFCKKMGCDGYSEFRIRFKLYLEQSDTPPVDSGIGEILSFFKSVSNEEFNQLIDQAVQHIAAAERIIFVGISTSGALGKYGARFFSNVGKFSTHIDDPYYPVNSDMYKNAVAIMLSVTGETEEILRLASQFSLHHCKIISITNNETSSLARLADFNLSYHVPQHLIGGHHNITTQIPVLYIIETIGKRLGHINSAK; this is encoded by the coding sequence ATGTTTACCCATAAAGCAATCGCCGAGCTCAACGCCCTGGAGCTGATGGTTTATAACTACGTCAGCAAACACAAGAATCAAGTGATGTATATGACCATCCGCGAGTTGGCCGAGGCCGCCGGCGTGTCCACCACCACCGTGCTGCGGTTTTGCAAGAAAATGGGCTGCGACGGCTATTCGGAATTTCGCATCCGTTTCAAGCTGTATCTCGAACAGAGCGATACGCCGCCGGTCGATTCCGGCATCGGTGAAATACTCAGCTTTTTTAAAAGCGTCAGCAACGAAGAGTTTAATCAGCTGATCGATCAGGCGGTGCAACATATCGCCGCCGCCGAGCGGATTATTTTCGTCGGCATCAGCACCTCAGGCGCATTAGGGAAATATGGTGCGCGTTTCTTTTCCAACGTTGGGAAATTCAGCACCCACATCGACGATCCTTATTATCCCGTCAACAGCGACATGTATAAAAACGCGGTGGCGATCATGCTGTCGGTCACCGGCGAAACCGAAGAGATCCTGCGTCTGGCCAGCCAGTTCAGCCTGCACCACTGCAAGATTATCAGCATCACCAACAACGAAACCTCTTCATTGGCGCGGCTGGCGGACTTCAATCTCTCCTACCACGTTCCGCAGCATTTGATCGGCGGGCATCACAATATCACCACGCAGATCCCCGTGCTTTACATTATTGAAACCATCGGCAAACGGCTCGGGCATATTAATTCAGCGAAATAA
- a CDS encoding 6-phospho-beta-glucosidase yields MKQLPKDFLWGGAVAAHQVEGGWDRGGKGPSIADVLSGGSHGVDRVMTDGVLDGYRYPNHEAVDFYGRYKQDVALFAEMGFKCFRTSIAWTRIFPNGDEATPNEAGLQFYDDLFDELLKYGIQPVITLSHFEMPYHLVKTYGGWKNRRVVEFFVRFSEVVMRRYREKVKYWMTFNEINNQSNYRYPLFGYCCSGVDYTKEDHPEQALYQVLHHQFIASAQVVKLGHQINPEFKIGCMLACVPFYPYSCKPDDVMYAVEAMHQRYLYTDVQMRGYYPSYLLRDWERKGLKIEMQPQDAQILREGCTDYIGFSYYMSNALQANAVDGSDGMFGFPGNVPNPHVKASDWGWQIDPVGLRYSLNVLYERYQKPLFIVENGFGAFDKVEADGQINDDYRIDYLRAHIEEMKKAVIEDGVDLIGYTPWGCIDCVSFTTGEYSKRYGFIYVDKHDDGTGTLERSRKKSFDWYRRVIASNGEQL; encoded by the coding sequence ATGAAACAGTTGCCGAAGGATTTTCTGTGGGGGGGCGCGGTCGCCGCGCACCAGGTTGAAGGCGGTTGGGATCGGGGCGGCAAAGGGCCAAGCATCGCCGATGTGCTGTCCGGCGGCTCGCACGGCGTGGATCGCGTGATGACCGACGGCGTGCTCGATGGCTATCGCTACCCCAACCACGAAGCGGTGGATTTCTACGGACGCTATAAGCAGGACGTGGCGTTGTTCGCCGAGATGGGCTTCAAATGCTTCCGCACCTCGATCGCCTGGACACGCATCTTCCCCAACGGCGACGAGGCGACACCGAACGAAGCAGGACTGCAGTTTTACGACGATCTGTTCGACGAATTGCTGAAATACGGCATCCAGCCGGTGATCACCCTCTCCCACTTCGAAATGCCTTACCATCTGGTGAAGACCTACGGCGGCTGGAAAAATCGCCGTGTAGTGGAGTTCTTCGTGCGCTTCAGCGAGGTGGTGATGCGTCGCTACCGCGAAAAAGTGAAGTACTGGATGACCTTCAACGAGATCAACAACCAGAGCAACTACCGCTACCCGCTGTTCGGCTACTGCTGTTCCGGCGTGGACTACACCAAAGAAGACCACCCGGAACAGGCACTGTATCAGGTGCTGCACCACCAATTCATCGCCAGCGCGCAGGTGGTCAAACTCGGTCATCAGATCAATCCGGAATTCAAGATTGGCTGCATGCTGGCCTGCGTGCCGTTCTACCCGTATTCCTGCAAGCCGGACGACGTGATGTACGCCGTCGAGGCGATGCACCAACGCTATCTGTATACCGACGTGCAAATGCGCGGCTACTACCCAAGCTACCTGCTGCGCGATTGGGAACGCAAGGGGCTGAAGATCGAGATGCAGCCGCAGGACGCGCAGATCCTGCGCGAGGGCTGCACCGACTACATCGGCTTCAGCTATTACATGAGCAACGCGCTGCAGGCCAACGCGGTGGACGGCAGCGACGGCATGTTCGGCTTCCCGGGCAACGTACCGAATCCGCACGTCAAAGCCTCCGACTGGGGATGGCAGATCGATCCGGTGGGGCTGCGCTATTCGCTGAACGTGCTGTATGAACGCTATCAGAAACCGCTGTTTATCGTGGAAAACGGCTTCGGTGCCTTCGACAAGGTGGAAGCGGACGGTCAGATCAACGATGACTACCGCATCGACTATCTGCGCGCCCATATCGAAGAGATGAAGAAAGCGGTGATTGAAGATGGCGTTGATCTGATCGGCTATACGCCGTGGGGCTGCATCGACTGCGTGTCGTTTACCACCGGCGAGTACAGCAAACGCTACGGCTTCATCTACGTCGACAAGCATGACGACGGCACCGGCACACTCGAACGTTCGCGCAAGAAGAGCTTCGACTGGTACCGCCGGGTGATCGCCAGCAACGGCGAACAGCTGTAA